A genomic window from Vitis riparia cultivar Riparia Gloire de Montpellier isolate 1030 chromosome 18, EGFV_Vit.rip_1.0, whole genome shotgun sequence includes:
- the LOC117905405 gene encoding transcription factor RF2b-like, which yields MLKLPKVTFIGSKCGGEELPMLPPSPSQGNSTDGNLVKLRLDCSKVDFSGAELKKIMGNEKLAEIALVDPKRAKSRILANRQSAARSKERKVRYMAELEHKVHSLQTQTTTLSHLLTLLQRDSAELTSRNNELKLRIQAMEQEAQFRDALKEALTLEIHRLQVLGTAEPSGGKLFSSLCFVRDPEPN from the exons ATGCTGAAATTGCCCAAGGTTACTTTCATAGGGAGCAAGTGCGGTGGTGAAGAGTTACCAATGCTGCCACCTTCTCCCTCTCAGGGCAATTCAACGGATGGAAACCTGGTAAAGTTGAGGCTAGATTGCAGCAAAGTTGATTTTAGTGGAGCTGAGCTGAAAAAGATAATGGGAAACGAGAAACTTGCTGAGATTGCATTAGTAGACCCCAAGCGTGCCAAAAG TAGAATTCTGGCTAATCGTCAGTCAGCTGCTCGTTCCAAGGAGAGGAAGGTGCGATACATGGCAGAATTGGAACACAAGGTGCACTCTCTACAAACACAGACAACTACGTTATCTCACCTGCTTACTCTCCTACAG AGAGATTCTGCCGAGCTCACTAGTCGGAACAATGAATTGAAACTCCGAATTCAGGCCATGGAACAAGAGGCACAGTTCAGGGATG CTTTGAAGGAGGCATTAACCCTGGAAATCCATCGTCTACAGGTTCTCGGAACTGCAGAGCCTAGTGGTGGGAAGTTGTTCTCTTCCCTTTGTTTTGTCAGAGACCCTGAACCCAATTAA